Below is a genomic region from Candidatus Eremiobacteraceae bacterium.
TTCGGCGGCGACGAATTCGCCGTGCTCGTGCCCGAGGTGGACAGCGCAGCTGAGCTCAGCATCTTGGCGCAGCGCATCGGCGACGCGATGGCCGCGCCCTATTGCATCGACGAGACAGATATCTACCTTTCGGCGAGCACCGGCATCGTGATCTTTCCGGAAGACGGCGACGGCCCCGACACGCTCTTGCGTCGCGCCGATGCGGCGATGTATCGCGCAAAAGAAGACGGTCGCAACCGGTATCGTTTTTACAGCGAGGAGATCGCCGCGAGACTCGAGCGCCGGCAGACGATCCAGTCCGGCGTGCGCGATGCGATCGAACGTGCGCGGCTGGAACTCTACTATCAGCCGATCATGGATCTGGAAACGGGTCGACCGCACAGCGCCGAAGCGCTCCTGCGATGGAACCGGCCGGGGCATGGCGTTGTGCCGGCGGTGGACTTCATCGCAGAAGCGGAAGACGCCGGCCTCATGCCGCTGATCGGCGAGTGGGTCATCACACAAGCGGTCGCGCAACTCGGTTCGTGGACGCGCGCCGGTCTCGATCTGCGCGTCGCCATCAACATCTCCGCGATGCAGCTACAGGACGCAGGGTTGATCTCGACGCTGCGCGCTGCGATCGCATCGGCTGTCGTCGACGCCAGGCGGATCGAACTCGAGATCACGGAATCTGCCGCGCTTCGCAACCCCGACGCCGCTGCGGCAGCGCTCCATGAATGCCGGGCGATGGGCATCCGCGTCGCGCTCGATGATTTCGGCACACAGTTCGCGTCGCTCGCTTATCTCAAGCGACTGCCCGTTGACGTAATTAAAATCGATCGCTCGTTCGTCGCAGGGCTGCCGTCGCGGCTCGAGGACGCCGCGATCGTGCGCTCCGTCATCTCGCTCGGCGCGACGCTCGGAAGGACGATCGTCGCCGAAGGCGTTGAGCTCGAAGAGCAAGCCGCGTGGCTGCGGATCGAAGGATGTCGATTTGCGCAAGGCTATCTGTTAGGCGTGCCGATGCCGGTCGCGGCTTTCGATGCATGGGTCGCTTCGCGCCAACTCTCGTCTTAGGAACGCCTTGCGTTGTGCTCATCGAGTACGATACTATTGTGGCGCGCCGACTTGAGCGGAAGCAGGCCCTTGTAGCTCAGTGGTAGAGCGCGTCCTTGGTAAGGACGAGGCCGCGGGTTCAATCCCCGCCGAGGGCTAGTAAATCTTGCGCGCGCCCGTAGCTCAACTGGATAGAGCGATGGACTCCTAAGCCGTAGGTTGGAGGTTCGAATCCTCTCGGGCGCGAACTGATTCTCTTTGCCGCCCCGGCATCCGGGGCGTGCGTAAGCACGGCCGCATGCTCGCGGCTTATATTACGGGACGGGTCTCGAGGTAGCAATGGCTAAGCAGAAGTTCGAGCGTTCGAAGCCGCACGTGAACATCGGCACGATCGGCCACGTGGACCACGGCAAGACGACGCTGACGGCGGCGATCACCAAGGTGCTGGCGGCATCGGGCACGGGCACCAAAGCCCT
It encodes:
- a CDS encoding GTP-binding protein; protein product: MAKQKFERSKPHVNIGTIGHVDHGKTTLTAAITKVLAASGTGTKAL